In Aspergillus fumigatus Af293 chromosome 4, whole genome shotgun sequence, one genomic interval encodes:
- a CDS encoding taxilin, which produces MTRLETVHKKYTELLADMKKLDRDYAKSKKRADQLQKDQDKGKSELNKTVTMKDKLEKLCRELTKENKKVKAHVRQDENKKLEETEKKARLIVNERLDSLLYDIQDVMAAKGNPRNEKLDIDLDEALRAKIKTIGEKFEMRELHYKALLRSKDAEIQCLTAKYEEQRRAAENEAARCRALSSQVSTFSHTEAELRSQLNIYVEKFKQVEDTLNNSNELFLTFRKEMEEMSKKTKRLEKENLTLTRKHDQTNRNILEMAEERTRNHEELEKWRKKSQHLEALCRRMQAQGRGQGLTGQLNGDDEGTESEYDEDYEDDEDDEGISDDEYELDNSENDINGGRSAPQATEKPVFGPPPPPNLLEARANGNKAMINGCH; this is translated from the exons ATGACCAGACTGGAGACTGTGCACAAGAAGTACACCGAACTGTTGGCGGacatgaagaagctggatcgCGACTATGCCAAAAGCAAAAAGCGGGCCGATCAACTCCAGAAGGACCAGGACAAGGGCAAGTCGGAACTGAACAAGACTGTCACCATGAAAGATAAGCTGGAGAAACTCTGCCGAGAGCTTACcaaggagaacaagaaggtcaag GCGCATGTTCGACAGGATGAAAACAAAAAACTGGAGGAAACCGAGAAAAAGGCACGGCTGATTGTGAATGAACGGCTTGACTCTCTGTTGTACGATATCCAAGATGTCATGGCAGCGAAGGGCAACCCGCGCAACGAAAAGCTAGATATCGACTTGGACGAGGC TCTGCGCGCCAAAATTAAGACCATCGGCGAAAAGTTCGAAATGCGAGAGTTGCATTATAAAGCGCTCTTGCGCAGCAAAGATGCCGAGATCCAGTGCCTGACTGCCAAGTACGAAGAACAGCGCCGCGCTGCCGAAAATGAAGCGGCCCGTTGTCGTGCGCTCAGTTCGCAGGTGTCTACTTTTTCGCATACCGAAGCCGAGTTGCGTAGCCAACTAAATATCTACGTTGAAAAGTTCAAGCAG GTGGAGGATACACTCAATAACAGTAATGAACTGTTTCTGACATTCCGCAAAGAGATGGAGGAAATGTCGAAGAAAACTAAACGGTTAGAGAAGGAGAACCTGACGCTCACGCGCAAGCACGACCAAACGAACCGAAACATActggagatggccgaggaaCGCACGCGAAACCATGAAGAGTTGGAAAAGTGGCGAAAGAAGAGTCAACATCTCGAAGCGCTTTGCCGGCGAATGCAGGCCCAGGGCCGTGGGCAGGGTCTCACAGGCCAGTTGAacggcgacgatgagggaACAGAGAGCGAGTACGACGAAGACtacgaagatgatgaggacgacgagggtATCAGCGACGACGAATACGAGTTGGACAATTCGGAGAACGACATCAACGGCGGCCGTAGCGCTCCCCAGGCGACTGAGAAGCCTGTCTTTGGGCCACCCCCGCCACCTAACCTTCTGGAAGCGCGAGCGAACGGAAACAAAGCCATGATCAACGGATGCCACTAA